Proteins found in one Hevea brasiliensis isolate MT/VB/25A 57/8 chromosome 18, ASM3005281v1, whole genome shotgun sequence genomic segment:
- the LOC110641802 gene encoding 40S ribosomal protein S14-3: MSKKKTREPKEENVTLGPAVREGEHVFGVAHIFASFNDTFIHVTDLSGRETLVRITGGMKVKADRDESSPYAAMLAAQDVSQRCKELGITALHIKLRATGGNKTKTPGPGAQSALRALARSGMKIGRIEDVTPIPTDSTRRKGGRRGRRL, translated from the exons ATG TCAAAAAAGAAGACTAGAGAGCCAAAGGAAGAAAATGTGACACTTGGACCTGCAGTCAGGGAGGGTGAGCATGTTTTTGGAGTGGCACACATCTTTGCATCATTCAACGACACATTCATT CATGTGACTGATCTCTCTGGAAGAGAAACCCTTGTTCGAATAACAG GAGGCATGAAGGTGAAAGCTGACAGAGATGAGTCTTCACCATATGCTGCCATGCTTGCAGCACAGGATGTCTCACAGAGATGCAAG GAACTTGGTATTACTGCTCTTCATATTAAGCTCCGTGCAACTGGAGGTAATAAGACAAAAACACCAGGTCCAGGTGCGCAGTCTGCCCTGCGTGCCCTTGCTCGTTCTGGAATGAAGATTGGTCGCATAG AGGACGTGACACCAATTCCCACTGATAGCACTCGCAGAAAGGGTGGTAGAAGAGGGAGAAGGCTGTGA